One segment of Solanum lycopersicum chromosome 1, SLM_r2.1 DNA contains the following:
- the LOC138343199 gene encoding uncharacterized protein: protein METNNVTMIVAAPTRTVVPLVEKPRKFSGMNFKGWMQRELQLILHDIIVEDMVVYEAFQVASMIEKLLPSWNDYKNYLNLKGKEMQLEDLDIGKGKGKSQANNVEEMEDADDLCARTSECNLVGNPKEWFLESGGTRHICSTKEVFTTNGKNNNIIVVVAAPTRTVASPTEKPEKFSDMVVNEAFKVPTMIEKLPNIRNYLKHKYKEIKHEDLVIQLKIDEGNKITKNKSRKSSTIIGVNIVEKVHTKDKK from the exons ATGGAAACCAACAATGTTACAATGAttgttgctgcaccaacccgaactGTTGTACCACTAGTAGAGAAACCGAGAAAATTCTCTGGtatgaatttcaaaggatggatgcaacga gaacttcaacttattttacatGATATAATTgttgaagatatggtagtatatgaagcttttcaagtggcatCAATGATTGAGAAGTTACTTCCTTCTTGGAATGACTATAAGAATTATTTAAATCTCAAGGGCAAGGAAATgcagcttgaagatctt GACATAGGCAAAGGtaaaggcaaaagtcaagcaaacaacGTGGAagagatggaagatgcagatgacttgtgcGCAAGGACCTcagagtgtaacttagttggaaatcccaaggagtggtttctcgaatCAGGTGgcactagacatatttgctctacGAAAGAAGTCTTTACAAC aaatggcaaaaacaacaatattatAGTGGTTGTTGCTGCACCAACCAGAACTGTTGCATCACCAACAGAGAAACCGGAAAAATTCTCGG atatggtagtaaatgaagcttttaaAGTGCCtacaatgatcgagaagttacCTAACATCaggaattatctaaagcacaagtaTAAGGAAATAAAGcatgaagatcttgtgattcaaCTCAAGATTGATGAAGGTAACAAAATCACTAAAAATAAGTCTCGTAAGAGTTCGACAAtaattggagttaatattgttgaaaaaGTTCATACCAAAGACAAGAAGTGA
- the LOC138343183 gene encoding uncharacterized protein — MEIALLGQNKEEFIDGSVLRTDFEGNLRKIWDRCNAIVISCIMCNVSKELLSGIMYSSSANQVWLDLKERFDKINGSRLYQLHRNIFTLTQGVFSVSVYYTKLKNLWDEYDSILPPPNCDCYKAKEYVEQLQYQRLLQFLMGLNDSYSQARGQILMINTLPNVNQAYALIIQDESQKEIAGNVNESHGKENCYLLIGYPENFKGKKKANIVSKRRAQSQNDQDYAILGGSEMHSRLQNVQVQEDMRWLVQADAPEQWLEMLHKASTEQIQQMRGTLQGHKKPSSFHSSANLAGNYIPNLKWIVDTGALDYMIYNHAYFHTKHIIGSKGIVRLPIGDSAIVSHIGSLKLNDTIMISDDLSSGKVKGIGKVEDCLYVMDWSTKPQKDQRSCPQTPQQNGVTERKLRHLLETSRAIKFQGHLPNRFWGECIEAATYIINRIPLPILNNKSPFEVLYHKQPSLSHLRVIGCLGFVTSVQKGYNFEPKAKKVILLGYAASQKGYKMLNIESRRLFVSRDVIFYEEEFPFQTSEIGQENDPEIALSYSTMGNYELTPCVVIKNATNDFESVHHQNPVAAIPDLAANLDSDSKSVITVTTSQEQAPSTLPTPDVVTVRRSNRPVKPPLCHTNYVLPKNRVAGQCLYPIADVVDYCSITPSYRSSVTKFSQERKPTSYHEAVHDPRWIDAMKHEIQALEDNHTWVITQLSKDKRAIGCKWVYKIKYKADGKVDRFKARFVAKGYNQKEGLEYQDTFSQLLKWLL, encoded by the exons ATGGAGATTGCTTTGCTTggacaaaataaagaagaatttattGATGGATCTGTTCTACGCACTGATTTTGAAGGAAATTTGAGGAAGATTTGGGATCGTTGCAATGCTATTGTCATATCATGCATTATGTGCAATGTCAGTAAAGAACTACTTAGTGGAATTATGTATTCATCCAGTGCTAATCAGGTATGGCTTGATCTCAAAGAACGATTTGATAAGATCAATGGATCACGACTTTATCAACTACACAGGAATATATTTACTCTTACACAGGGAGTATTCAGTGTTTCTGTCTATTATACAAAATTGAAGAACTTATGGGATGAGTATGATTCTATCTTGCCTCCACCTAATTGTGACTGCTATAAGGCTAAGGAATATGTTGAGCAGTTGCAGTACCAACGTTTGCTTCAATTTCTCATGGGATTGAATGACAGTTATTCTCAAGCTCGAGGTCAGATTCTAATGATAAACACTTTACCAAATGTCAACCAAGCATATGCATTAATAATTCAGGACGAAAGTCAAAAAGAAATTGCAGGCAATGTCAATGAAA GTCATGGGAAGGAAAATTGTTATCTGCTTATTGGATATCCAGAAAATTTCAAAGGAAAGAAGAAAGCTAATATTGTTAGTAAAAGAAGAGCACAGTCGCAGAACGATCAAGACTATGCAATTTTAGGAggaagtgaaatgcattcaagactACAAAATGTGCAGGTTCAAGAAGACATGAGATGGTTAGTACAAGCAGATGCACCTGAACAATGGCTAGAGATGTTACACAAGGCATCAACAGAACAGATTCAGCAAATGCGTGGTACATTGCAAGGTCACAAAAAACCTTCATCTTTTCATAGCAGTGCAAATCTGGCAGGTAATTATATTCCCAACTTGAAATGGATTGTAGACACTGGAGCCTTAGATTACATGATATACAATCATGCATATTTCCATACTAAGCACATAATAGGAAGTAAAGGGATAGTACGACTTCCTATAGGAGATTCAGCAATAGTCTCTCACATTGGAAGCTTGAAATTAAATGATACTATAATGATTAGTGAT GATCTCTCATCTGGGAAGGTCAAGGGGATTGGTAAAGTGGAAGATTGCTTGTATGTCATGGATTGGAGTACAAAACCACAAAAGGATCAG AGATCTTGTCCACAaactccacaacaaaatggagttACAGAAAGGAAACTTAGACATTTATTAGAAACATCAAGAGCCATCAAGTTTCAAGGTCACTTGCCAAACAGGTTCTGGGGAGAATGCATAGAAGCTgctacatatataattaataggATTCCTTTGCCTATTCTGAATAATAAATCACCATTTGAAGTGTTATATCACAAACAACCTTCATTATCACATTTAAGAGTGATAGGTTGTCTTGGATTTGTTACAAGCGTACAGAAAGGTTACAACTTTGAGCCTAAGGCAAAGAAAGTTATTTTGCTAGGGTATGCTGCTAGTCAGAAGGGGTATAAAATGTTAAACATTGAATCCAGAAGATTATTTGTCAGCAGGGATGTGATTTTTTATGAGGAAGAATTTCCTTTTCAAACATCAGAAATTGGTCAAGAAAATGATCCAGAGATTGCCTTGTCCTATTCAACTATGGGGAACTATGAACTTACGCCTTGTGTTGTTATCAAAAATGCAACAAACGATTTTGAGTCTGTACATCATCAAAATCCTGTTGCTGCAATTCCAGATCTTGCTGCAAATTTAGATTCAGATTCTAAATCTGTCATCACAGTTACAACTTCTCAAGAACAAGCACCATCAACATTGCCTACACCTGATGTAGTTACAGTTAGAAGATCAAATAGACCAGTTAAGCCTCCTCTTTGTCATACAAACTATGTTTTGCCAAAAAATAGAGTTGCAGGACAATGTCTTTATCCTATTGCAGATGTTGTAGATTATTGCAGTATTACACCATCATACAGAAGTTCTGTCACTAAGTTTTCACAAGAAAGGAAACCTACATCCTATCATGAAGCTGTACATGATCCTAGATGGATTGATGCTATGAAACATGAAATTCAAGCCTTGGAAGACAACCATACATGGGTGATTACTCAGCTGTCTAAGGATAAGAGGGCAATAGGTTGCAAATGGGTATACAAGATTAAGTACAAGGCTGATGGAAAGGTGGATAGATTCAAAGCTAGGTTTGTAGCCAAGGGGTATAACCAAAAAGAAGGTTTGGAATATCAGGACACTTTTTCCCAGTTGTTAAAATGGTTACTGTGA